The sequence below is a genomic window from Maylandia zebra isolate NMK-2024a linkage group LG18, Mzebra_GT3a, whole genome shotgun sequence.
TGATTCcctatctattttttttttttgctgggagttttagaGCCCTATTATTTAGGTTACTTACTccttaaaataccagaatagggaggatggagtaggaTTAAGTGTATTAGATTGATCACTAttactgaactatgaaatatttgggtgctgtgtattttttgcatacaggtataacagaatagctttagtgttttgttttttaacttgagtatgaacttatacaaaaacagcaagatattaaaaaaaaaacagttctgttgattaaaaaatacgGATTCATAtaggtatcggcagatatccaaatttatggtatcggacataaaaaagtggtatcgtgccatctctagtaaaaatataaacataagctcttggttctatggtaggtcttaaaggggtAAAAGATGAAGTACTGATATATATATTATGCAAaactaactgaaccttgtgctatattaatgtaatgtaatattcATGTAATAATACAATGCCTACAttgtagagggtgactttgcctcTAAAGAGGAAAATGGGCAGGGAagaggttaaagtgggattcagcAGGATTCAACCCTAAAATCAGCTGTAGtggctcagtgtggggaaaagagTCACAGCTCACAATCATTTCTATTGAGAGCTCCAGTCGATGTTCTTaatgtacaggctgtgatcagctgacctgctgctctctgtggatgtacacaactgaattcaaccagatgtctgcagatgtttcatgagttgtcctggctgatttccatcctctacaccaggggtgtcaaactcaactGCACAGGGAGCAAAACTCAAGGCACACTTTAGGTCGCGTGCCaaacaagataaacatttattgaacacactaaaaccatgttttttaaacagaaatatgaataaaaacagacaggaattttattccagaataaataaacttaaaaaatcaactttaactttaaatgttttgatcttcataaaaatatatcctgtcaaaattatgcaagttagaaatatgaacatgctgcaaaaaccccagaaaaaataaatgaaaacatacaCAAGGTTGGAGCTGCATGTAGACGGAGCTGGGGCATTGCTGCAGGAATGGAACTAATAAACTGTGCAGGCCATTCAGTGTCGTACTTTGCCTTGAGTGTACCATTACACTGCAGCTCCATCTGAATCTGCACAGGTTCAGTTTCCACGTAAAAAAGAAGCTTGAAATTCTCTTTTTGTGCTTCACAGTCACCAAAGCGCCGCGAACTCAGTGCGCTCAGTTTATTAGCAAAGTGCGCCGACTTGGTTCAACATTACTTGGCAACAGGGAAAGTGAGACaggttgcactggtgcatttgTGACAGCTTCACTTGAAATGCCTTCACTGCATCATACATGCCATGTCCATTGttaaatctcccaattcttttgatctttgggctgaaggaaggacaatactcggtgtataaatgctcaatcaacaatcttttattccatacaattcaacacttttgAGCATAAACCATCCGGAGGGGAGATGAGCGCGGGAGGGTGTCCGCCTGATCTCGAAGCGTCTGAGTGTTTCTCACATTCTTATAGCTTCAGCCCCCCTCCACCTagtcataaaacctaaacattcacattctttctctcttacgGCGCCTAAGTGACggccttggctccctgttttatCTCCTCCTgatgagatggggcagaaaacctcTCCGGTatgctctgttctcttctaatcagacaaataaggccatgactctctgaaaacagtatttcttatacctcagcagtataatgcatcataaaacaatatcactcattcacaataaatcagcagtctaatgtaatacaaATCAGTTTAATAACTGTAATAGTTGTCACCTTCTTCAaagtcaggagaataatgcaaactaaaactacataataatttcactatctttaattaggggtataacgtggcataagataatataataatctcacaCCATGAACTGACAGATTTCCTTGCTGAGCTCAAAAACTCTATTGAGAACTTTTTCCCAACTCAGCCAACGGAACTCTGTATGATAAGGATGTCACCAAACTCTGAATCATAGAAGGATGAAATTGACGGTGATTTAAACCTTTAAACTCAGATAAGATTTACGGTTTGTGTTACAGTGATCGTTACATGCTCCATTTATAGGACTTTACCACACAGCCTGGTGTATGATGCAGGATTGGATttcatgtgttactgtttaggCTCAAATCAATTTGATCTTTGATGCCCGCAGTGATGAAATAACTCCCCTCAAATGACTTAAACCAAAAGTAACAAGCCTGtgttgaaaatgtaaggagtagaaaatacagatttttttttttttttaatgtagcgagtaaaagtaaaaaaaaacgtCAGGTTACAGTCAGACTCTGACATCATCCTTCACTGAACCAAGCTAGTAACTGTTACATATGATTTATTATTATCGAATAAATTATAcaattatagaaatatataataggaaacaaacaggaaatataaaaaaGTACAGACCTGGTAAACATTTATTACTATTCTGAGTGTGTTAGCGTTAATATTTGTGCACAGGcaggagggatgggcatgattttagAGTGTTTGAACAATGattaattatctttaacagcaggttggatgtaatgtgttactaCTACCAgtaggtggggataagagacctttaaggtgtttggtgccacactccaccttcaggtttaaaactagtgttaatggagggagtttgaagcttcagtttgtttaatgactgcatttcactcactgcctctgtttgtatctctgtcactgcaggaccaacgtggaccgagaagtcagcgctctcaggaggccgacaaacctcacagaagaaagagagagaaaaaaaacacctgtgacgagtgtgggaaggattttacctggaagtttaaactaaaacaacatcagctcatccacactggagagagaccgttcagctgtgacttgtgtggaaagtcgtTTTCCTGGAAGAATTCCCTGAAAACACACcaagtcatccacagtggagttaaagcttacagctgtgatcagtgtggcagagcttttattcacagtagccacttacagagacatctagttacccactctggaattaaggcatacagctgtgacatctgtggaaaaacgtTCAGCCAGCTAGGGTACCGAAAtatacacctacgcattcacaccggAGAAGATGTGTACtggtgtgatcagtgtggcaaatactttacaacagacaCACAGTTACAAcgccacatgtttacccacactgaggagagaccttatcaatgtgacctgtgtgagaagacttttaaaactcCACAGTACCTGAgagaacaccaacagatccacaccagaaagagactctacaagtgcagttactgtgaggtttgtatttttattttattcttgtaagttcagtctgactgtttggaacaagtctgctcattaaattgtgttagcatgttagcacttCTGCTGCACCGAAGAGTAGCTCTGAGCCATTATTcaggttttcatttcatttaagtgTAAGTCAGATGTTactgtaatattaaataagtattgctgtagtattatggtggtagtattgtagttattgtagcccagtaaactgagtgtgttaatcgaaacagtaaaatgtaattggacgtctgcagagatgctctttatttcaggcgactttcaggataaaagtgttgaaggactgacttacacggtctttgtgtctttgtttagaagcagagcgacacagatggatccacttctcaaccctgtcatcgctgtggtggtgggaaagactttcgttgtgacatctgtggaaaaactttcagtcagcaagccagcctaaaaatacatcaacataaacacactggagacaaactgaaatactgcaaagaatgtgggagaagcttccccaCATCAGCtgagttaaaacaacatgaactctttcacagtggggtcaaaaagcacctctgtgatcagtgtgggtcatccttcaccactgcaagtcagcttaaaacacacaaacgagtccacacaggagagaaaccatacaagtgcagacactgtgacaaaagcttctcacagtcaggtcATCGTAGCAACCATGAACGTACACatatggaaggaaactacagctgtgagcagtgtgacaagagcttcagtaatctcagttcatactctgcacacaaacgatcccacgttactaataaactgtttcactgttaccactgtgccaaaacattcacttcatcatctgctctgtgcaaacatcagcgcgatcacgcAGGGCTGAAACCGTTCCCATCACAGGACGACAGCGaatctgaagagagagaaacatccTCTGGTTTCAGAGTCCAACTTAAAACCctggagatcaggctccacagagttcaggtcGGCTCTCCTTAAGTTTAAGTTAAAGTTCTAATGAGGCTGTGAATCAAACTGTTCCTATAGTTCAATGTTAATCTTTATAAATTGTTCTTCTgtagtgtttgtgttcagtcgttaccttttttttcagtggttggattaaaaatcagtttcagttgaagtttttattgaatgtattttgttaaataaagttaaaaaaatgttaaataaagaatTGTTTGAACGACAAAGATTTTGAGCcatgatgtcatttcctgtatttcagagtaaagactgaagtgacgaatggaaacatgtttacagtcatGGAATAAACACTGATGGGTCATCTGTAGGAAGTACTATTGCTGACCTGACAGACTCGACCttgtttacaaagaaagaaaggaactgATGACATGTGTCAGCAGAGGCTTTCAGGGTTGTTTAGAGTAGAGCTGATAGTCTTAAAGAGAACACGGGGATTTTGACAATTTAACACAATGATCTGAGAAAAATGtctgtttctctcattttcaccgTATTCTGATCAAATTTCCAACATTCTTTTAACatgaccggtaccggtccgtgagtcgtttggtaccgggccacgagagttgaggctcaggtgtgaaatgtatggttttcagggtttttatcggttttcagtgttattttgttagtgtttttatcgttaactcggttttcctgggtcttttcacgtgtgttatgaataaatcttctttttttcggtatcggtactagttttattttgttgaatttatccgcaacaccttaaaggccggtccgtgaaaatattgttgggcataaaccggtccgtggcgcaaaaaaggttggggaccgctgctgtaaagtataaaaaaaacctCCTCCCCCTGCTACGCCTCAGTAATCTAATGTATTCATCAATTGTTCTCTTAATTATTCAAAGTTGGTTCAACTTATCATGTTCTGGGTTCTATCCTTTATGTATTTAatcttcaattttatttatttgtgtaagCGATATTTTTGACAACCTTTAACACACTTAAAGAGCCGCTTTCACCGTCTTCcctccagctgtttcctgttgctcgctctcttcttctcttatcTGATCATCTCGAGCACGTCTTGTACAACACTGTTACTTTTGCAGGCACACATTCAATTACAAGCTCAACCACATTTTGccctatatacagtggggcaaaaaagtatttagtcagccaccgattgtgcaagttcccccacctaaaatgatgacagaggtcagtaatttgcaccagaggtacacttcaactgtgagagacagaatgtgaaaaaaaaatccatgaatccacatggtaggatttgtaaagaatttattcgtaaatcagggtggaaaataagtatttggtcacctcaaacaaggaaaatctctggctctcacagacctgtaacgtcttctgtaagaagcttttctgtcccccactcgttacctgtatgaatggcacctgtttgaactcatcatctgtataaaagacacctgtccacagcctcaaacagtcagactccaaactccgccatggccaagaccaaagagctttcgaaggacaccaggaaaagtattgtagacctgcaccagactgggaagagtgaatctacaataggcaagcagcttggtgtgaaaaaatcaactgtgggagcaatcatcagaaaatggaagacatacaagaccactgataatctccctcgatctggggctccacgcaagatctcatcccgtggggtcaaaatgatcatgagaacggtgagcaaagatcccagaaccacacggggggacctggtgaatgacctgcagagagctgggaccaaagtaacaaaggtcaccatcagtaacacactacaacggcagggaatcaaatcccgcagtgccagacgtgttccgctgctgaagccagtgcatgtccaggtccgtctgaagtttgccagagagcacatggatgatacagcagaggattgggagaatgtcatgtggtcagatgaaaccaaagtagaactttttggtataaactccactcgtcgtgtttggaggaagaagaatactgagttgcatcccaagaacaccatacctactgtgaagcatgggggtggaaacatcatgctatggggctgtttttctgccaaggggacaggacgactgatccgtgttaaggacagaatgaatggggccatgtatcgtgagattttgagccaaaacctccttccatcagtgggaactttgaagatgaaacgaggctgggtcttccaacatgaaaatgatccaaaacacaccgcccgggcaacaaaggagtggctccgtaagaagcatttgaaagtcctggagtggcctagccagtctccagacctcaactccatagaaaatctgtggcgggagttgaaagtccgtgttgctcggcgacagccccaaaacatcactgctctcgagaagatctgcatggaggaatgggccaaaataccagctactgtgtgtgcaaacctggtaaagacctatagtaaacgtttgacctctgttactgccaacaaaggttatgttacaaagtattgagttgtatttttgttattgaccaaatacttattttccaccctgatttacgaataaattctttacaaatcctaccatgtggattcatggattttttttttcacattctgtctctcacagttgaagtgtacctctggtgcaaattactgacctctgtcatcattttaggtgggggaacttgcacaatcggtggctgactaaatacttttttgccccactgtaggtgtCTCACTCTCCATATGTTTCCTGTCGACTTATTCATGGCATGAATATCTTTAACACCTTCTGCATCACTACTTGCTAAGCAAAGACAAAGCAAAATGTTTCACCTCTACCCTAGAAATAAATCTACGTAATATCTGTGACCATAAGCGTGCATGCATTGACCTTTTACTGCACTCTAAGTCACCTTTCACAACAGATCATCTCTTCATGAGCACTTTTTCAGTATGTGTAAGAAAGTGTGCATTATAACCGCTTATTCTACTAAAAgatcaaagagaaaacaaacattttcaacGTCACTTCCTCTGCCTCCGATATCGGTCATCCTACCTTTTCGACAGATTTAAAAGCCTCTAAGCCCAGGTTTGCCCACCTTGCTGTTCAATTGACCGTTCTCTGTCCAGGACAGCGGCCCGATTTCTAAGTCTTATGTTAATTTATAAGCGCTTCCCGCAGCTTAACAGGAAGCTCCACTTAACCGACATCTAAGtatcccactttttttttaaacaatgtctTTTTTATTAAGAGGTTTTCTTTTGTACACATAAACATCAacatatatattatacatatagacagaaagaaaagagaaggattACAGATGATCTGTAcattaagggtttttttttttttttgtgtgtcccatttggatctatagccatcagaattgttgtcttaaggccaagaaagatgccaagcggatttattttaccaagtggatcatcatggccttgcgatattggtccatttgattgacctttattataattatgaatttattttatttacagttgctacaaacgggacagacatgactgggggataggacagggagaaagaatgaaagaaagagagggagagaaagaaaaccaaaggggagaagagacggtgagaagggggggaagaaagaaaaaaaacaaacaaaaaaaaccaaaaaaacacctgggtcacctgtatggagaaaaaaaccagaagagaaagcaaacaacaaagagcaacataataaaaaaaacggcaccatcacaataaactagctagcagtagatactaaataataaacgatattgtgcagcacgcaagatagacagcgcacaatgtgctttgaggcagcagccaagaaagctgtagtccgcgtctgtgaatatccgtgtgtacacctgtgtgcatacctgtgtggatcagcatgcttgcattccaaaggtttctccatgtaatgatctgctagagggtgtgggggggccacagccccgtccaccagggtatgaagcaggtatggaggagaacaaaactccagacatccagaggcccccagaacacaacagaccaaggaagaccaacagaggggcagccgcgccactgtcccagtaagagctgaggagagtcccagatgagggctcactcagcagccacggagcagaagccagggggagttgcagtgacgcgcccgtgagctccgccggcagccagctgtgcctgagtgaccgagccccaggccgagaggccgggggcaccccacctccgaagtggcccgagcgagccccaggctccaggccccgataagcggccgccaaggagtgagccggtgtgtacccggacgcccacccccagacacaaagaaccaccaacgcactgacacctgagggagtccgccactggcaggggaagtggtggtgggtggagataggcctccaaaccttggagggcctgagatgtccccagagaggtggcgtctgatacccaacctgacatatagacacaaacatccattcccaccctcatgctctcatatgcacttactccacactcaaccaacgtggagacagacataaagagacgctgtacacacgatcacactccccaagcgtactctacgaaccgggtctaggtacccttgcccctggaggggggaactgcacccagacccaggtggtctGTACATTAAGGTTAAGTAGTACATTTAAGCTGTGAAATGAGTCCAAAAATGTATCTTCGgctgtgaaataaaagaaaaaaaaagaaaaagaaaaaagggaaagaaagagaaaaaaaaagaatataaacaaatgtataataTATCCCAAAGTAACATAATCCCTGCAAAACAATCCCATTCATTCCCACCCAGGTCACTGCCTGCACCCGCACACTGTATTTCCACACCTGACTTAAGAGAGTTCGCTGAAAAATTCTTATAGATTTTGAAAAGCATCAAGGAAGGGTCCCCACATGTCTTGAAATTTCCCAGTGGAGTTCTGAAGTGAGTGTCTTATCTTTTCCAGTTTTAGACAGGCCATGAGGTCATATAACCACTGTTTGTGAGTGGGAGGGGCAGCGTCCCGCCACCTCAGTAGGAttgcccttctggccaacaggGAACAGAATGATAATGCCTGTTTTTTAGAGGCCGGTAGAAGCACCTCATTCCCACTGATGCCAAACAGAGCAAGAAGGGGGCCGGGGGCCAGCGTCACACTGAGAATTCTGGACAGGGTACGAAAAACCTCTGACCAGAACTGAGTGAGATTGGGACAAGACCAGTACATGTGGACCAGTGAGGCTTCAGCAGTTTTGCATCTGTCACAGTATGGAGTGATTTCAGGGTAGATACGGGATAATCTGGATTTTGAGAAATGGGCTCTATGCACCACTTTGAACTGGATTAAACAATGGCGGGCACATAGTGATGTAGTGTTGACATGTTTGAGTATAGAGGCCCATGTTTCATCAGAGGTTGTCATGTTTAAGTCTTCTTCCCACAGTGTCTTGAGCTTGGATGAAGAGGTATGTgtcaaatttaacattttattgtaaAGCAAGGAAATCAGCCCTCTATTGGTTGGATTGAGTTGTAGAATAGTTTCTAGTAGTGTAGGCTCTGGTGGAGGGCTTGAGCCTGAAATCTGGGAACAAATAAAGTGCCTGACTTGCAAGTATCTGAAAAAGTGTGATGGTGGAAGAATATATTTATTAGCAAGTTGTTCAAATGATGCTAGTTTGTTGGCTATGAATAGGTCCTTAAAGCAAGTTATTCCACTTCTGTGCCACTCCGCAAACCCACCGTCCTGGGTAGAAGGTTTAAAGAAATGGTTAGATGCAATGGGGCTGAGGAGGGAGAAGTcacaaagtttaaaatatttCCTAAACTGGCCCCATATTTTTAATGAGTGCACCACTACAGGGTTGGGAATGAAGTTGAATGAAGAGGATGGGAGTGGAGAACAAAGTGCAGCTAGTAAGGATATACTGTTGTCACTATGCAATTCCATAGTGACCCAGTCAGGACAACCACTCCGATTATGGTAAAAATACCAAAACACCAAACATCGTATGTTAGCAGCCCAATAATAAAAACGAAAGTTGGGAAGTGCAAACCCACCCTCAATTTTAGATTTTTGAAGATGCATCTTATTGAGCCTTGGGCGTTTACCCTGCCATAGATAAGatgagatgacagagtccagcttatTGAAAAAAGTGTTGGGAATGAAAATGGGTATGGCCTGGAAAAGGTATAGAAATTTGGGTAGAATGGtcattttaattgaattgatACGTCCTACCAGAGACATAGAGAGTGGTGTCCAGTGGGTAAGGGACCGCTTCACTTGGTTCAGCAATGCACtcacattttctgtgaaaaggtttttatgtttttttgtcactGTGATTCCCAAATATGTAATTTTTGTCCTTTCAACTCTGAAGGGCAAGCAGGTGAAGTCTAACATACTGGCTTTGCTACTTAGCGGGAAGAGCTCACTTTTATTAAGGTTCAGTTTATACCCTGAAATCTGACCAAATTGACTAAGCAGATTCAATGCAGATGGTAGTGAGGCTAAGGGCTTAGAAATAAAGAGCAGGAGATCATCTGCATAGAGCGAGACCTTATGTTCTGTATTGTTTCTCCAAATGCCGTGTACCTCTTTGCAACTGCGGAACGCAATGGCAAGGGGTTCTATGGCCAGATCAAAAAGCAGGGGGCTGAGAGGACATCCCTGGCGTGTGCCTCTGTGAAGTTTGAAGGGTTTTGACAATTGGAGGTTAGTTCGTATTGTAGCAGATGGTTGAGAATAGAGTAATTTGATCCATGAAGTAAATTTCGCTCCAAAGCCAAATCTATCAAGGACTGCAAAGAGATAATCAAACTCAACTCGATCAAAGGCCTTTTCAGCGTCAAGAGAGACCACACATTCATCAGAGTCTGTAGAGCTGGAGTAGACTATGTTAAATAGCCTCCTTATGTTAAAATATGAATGACGACCTTTAATGAAGCCTGTCTGGTCTTTCGAAATAATTTTTGGAAGAACTATTTCTAGTCTACGGGCAAGTATCTTGGCTAATATTTTAGCGTCTGTGTTCAGTAGAGAAATGGGTCTATAGGAGGCACATTCCAACggatcttttcctttctttttaataagTGTAATACAGGCTTCATAGAATGATCGAGGAAGAGATCCTTGTTCCTTGCAGTCCGTGAGGGTTGCACTAAGCTGCGTGGACAGTAATGAAGAGAAGTGTTTGAAAAATTCTGACGGAAAGCCATCCGGACCTGGACACTTACCAGAATGCATCGAAGCTATAGCCAAGGAAACTTCTAACTGGGA
It includes:
- the LOC143413685 gene encoding uncharacterized protein LOC143413685, whose protein sequence is MSSTKKDQRGPRSQRSQEADKPHRRKREKKNTCDECGKDFTWKFKLKQHQLIHTGERPFSCDLCGKSFSWKNSLKTHQVIHSGVKAYSCDQCGRAFIHSSHLQRHLVTHSGIKAYSCDICGKTFSQLGYRNIHLRIHTGEDVYWCDQCGKYFTTDTQLQRHMFTHTEERPYQCDLCEKTFKTPQYLREHQQIHTRKRLYKCSYCEKQSDTDGSTSQPCHRCGGGKDFRCDICGKTFSQQASLKIHQHKHTGDKLKYCKECGRSFPTSAELKQHELFHSGVKKHLCDQCGSSFTTASQLKTHKRVHTGEKPYKCRHCDKSFSHISSSPLGGVFVAPHLMAIPLKPTYQALLDTSCCLPPCIACSTRLDLSCLPPPRNPHLQALPWPATVSPAQYLHPVIPAI